CGTCACCCCAGGATGCCGACCCGCTGCTGCCTGCCGTCGGGCTCCTCGCCCTCGACCGGCAATACGAGGCCCTTCGTGAGCCGATCCGGGCGGCGCTGGAACGGGTCTGCGACTCGGGGCGGTTCGTCCTCGGGCCGGACGTCGCCGATCTCGAATCCGAACTCGCCCGGGCCCTCGACGTCCCGCACGCCATCACCTGCGCGTCGGGGAGCGACAGCCTCCTGCTGGCGCTGATGGCGCTCGACGTCGGCACCGGAGACGAGGTGATCATCCCCAGCTACACCTTCTTCGCCACGGCAAGCGCCGTCACCCGCCTCGGAGCCGTGCCGATCTTCGCCGACATCGACCCGGCGACGTACCTCGTCGATCCCACCGACGTCGAACGCAAGATCAGCAGCCGCACCCGGGCGATCATCCCGGTGCATTTGTTCGGCCGTACCGCCGACATGGACGCCCTCCGGCCGATCGCCGCACGGGCCGGGGTGCCGCTCGTCGAAGACTGCGCCCAGTCGATCCTCTCCACCTGGCATGGCCGATGCACGGGGGGAATCGGCGATGTCGGCTGCTTCAGTTTCTACCCGACGAAGAACCTCGGCGGCTGCGGCGACGGCGGTTTTCTCACCACCACCCGCGACGACCTCGCCGCACGGCTCAAGCTCCTCCGCGTCCACGGCATGGAGCCCCGCTACCACCATCAGGTGATCGGCATCAACAGCCGGCTCGACTCGCTCCAGGCGGCCGTCCTGCGGGTCAAGCTGCCGCATCTCGACGATTGGACGGAGGCGCGCCGCGCGAATGTGGCGCGGTACCGCGACCTGTTCGTGCGGGCCGGCCTGGCGGAGCGGCTCGCACTGCCCGGCGACGAGACGCGTGGTCGCCACGTCTGGAACCAGTACGTGATCCGCGTCCACGGTGGCCACCGCGACGCCCTCCGCGCCCACCTCACGGCGACGCGGGTCGGCACAGAGATCTACTATCCGATCCCGCTCCACCTCCAGGTCTGCTTCCGCCACCTCGGCTGGGCCCGGGGCGACCTCCCCGAGACGGAGCGCGCGGCCGACGAGACACTGGCGTTGCCGATCTACCCGGAGCTGACCGCCGACGAACAGCGGACCGTCGTCGGCCGAATCGCCGAGTTCTTCAGGAGTGCCACACTCCACCGCCCGCC
This sequence is a window from Planctomycetota bacterium. Protein-coding genes within it:
- a CDS encoding DegT/DnrJ/EryC1/StrS family aminotransferase; protein product: MSQSSPSPQDADPLLPAVGLLALDRQYEALREPIRAALERVCDSGRFVLGPDVADLESELARALDVPHAITCASGSDSLLLALMALDVGTGDEVIIPSYTFFATASAVTRLGAVPIFADIDPATYLVDPTDVERKISSRTRAIIPVHLFGRTADMDALRPIAARAGVPLVEDCAQSILSTWHGRCTGGIGDVGCFSFYPTKNLGGCGDGGFLTTTRDDLAARLKLLRVHGMEPRYHHQVIGINSRLDSLQAAVLRVKLPHLDDWTEARRANVARYRDLFVRAGLAERLALPGDETRGRHVWNQYVIRVHGGHRDALRAHLTATRVGTEIYYPIPLHLQVCFRHLGWARGDLPETERAADETLALPIYPELTADEQRTVVGRIAEFFRSATLHRPPATVTVPSAGQPLPEPHVLARTTTAARAAESRR